AAGCGGCACTTTTTAGCCCTTGATCCAAAAGCGCTTGGTTCATTAAAACATAAGCTGGCAGTCAGCTGCCGTGTATTTGAAGAAAACcgatattaaaatgtttttagtaTTCTCTAAATACATCCCTACCACAGTTTGTGGTTGTATCAGTAATTTAGAATTGTTTATATTTCAAGTTTGAATGTCTTTTTTTACTGCAGCTTTGACAATTACTGGAAAATCTCCTCctatttaaaatattgttttttctaaACCAGTTTTGTTAATGGGGGTTTAATTTCCTCAACTATAATAGACATGTTTGTCTATAAAATGTTGAGAAGTAACAAAGATTTCAGCCAAATAAGGTACCAGACTGATTGCTTTTAAAGTACACAGAGTTTATTCTTATTGCTGTGTGTACACACTCATCACAGACCTGTTCTGAGCCAGGAAAAACCCTGAGATACTGCTTGATATGAAGTTAGATCAGTAGATAAGGAATCAGAAATCCCCACATTGCTTAGCTACATCTAAACCCCTTCTGAGTCTGTAGCCCAGCTTGTAGTGACCCAGTTGGCTACCCCATCTGACTTTACGCCACAGTGTGTGCCAGTGATTCGTAACCTCCTTGTTCCTTAAAGGGATATTTTTACTTCACAATTTCCTTCCATCACATTTTCCACTTCCCTCAGCTGTTTTCTGTCATAATCGAAGGAGACCGCCACCATATTGCTGTTTTATAAAACCAAAAATTGACTCCGTGACTAACAAATCTGGAAGCAGGGTGTGTTTTGGTGTGTGAAAGCCAAATGATTGTGTCATTACGAGGAATATCTGCCAGATCAATGTATcatctcctctctccttcagtTCCCCCCTACACATACACAGCACAGCTGGTTTTTGTTAGAGAGGGGTCACATACTcttcacctcctccaccctgAAGCAGCTCCACTTATGGGTGTTCCCTCCATTGTTGTCCTTCTTCTCCTCTATATCCTCCAGGAATGACTAGAATCCTTTCTTTCTGGAGTGGGAAAAACTCAAAGACCAGACAGGAAAAAGAATCCCTTTGATTTGCCTGAAAAgagatttattttttgctttttttccccccgctGTCTTTTCACACCTTTGCTCATTTTGTTTGTCCAATTTTGATTTTTCCCTGTTTGTCCAGTGCAGACTGTTGGGCTGTCCAGTGAAGCAATCCCGCCATGCGTGAATACAAGCTAGTGGTGTTAGGCTCTGGAGGTGTGGGCAAGTCTGCGTTGGTGAGTATGGCCTTCCAAACCTCTTCTTGCATCTCCTGCCTCTTACTCCTGCCATGTGTTCCCTAAAGACTTTGTAGATAATTGTCAATAAAACAGCAAGAGGCTTTGCTAGCTTTTGAAGGAAACTATGTGGTAAAAGATTGTTAACTATGGAGGTTTATAGAGCCCAGATGAAACTGTCTTTtgactgttttaattttttcgtAAAGGATTTATTGAGAACATGCTTGTTTGCTGACCAGGGTTTAATCTATCTCCAAGGCCTGTGTTATTAATACTAGCTGCATGTatacatataatacatataatGGTTTTATTGTTAGGGTTTTTGAAACGTTCAAAGTGTGCCAGTCCTAAGCTCATCTGTGTTTGTATGTCTAGACATCGTAATCTGGTTTTTACTTTTCTTAAGATTGATAGAGAACAGAACCAGAGCAGTGATGTATTTTATTGTCAGGAGACCTCAGATGCCTGTGAAATGTGTCGTATGCTTTGCTCAGCTAATTTCAACCAGGTGTCAGGTTAATCCCTCAAACGGGCAGGATTAAGATGTTATCAGGTGAACTTGATCTACCCCACCAATGTAAACCTGCTGCTATGCACAGCACTATGAGCACAATCCAAACTTGGACATCGCCGTTTATTTGGAGAGTGACACATTTATCATAATTTAGCCTCTGTGTACCATATGAGATTTGAAATAAAGCAACTGCTATGCAATTGAAGATCAGAAACATTGGCATTATAACCATTTTTATGCACAGGCCTCACATGTAATTGGAAAAActaatataattatatataaaatgttcatttttaatACCGCCCAAGTCTGGAAGCCATGAACATCACCACAGATGGCTTTTCTTCTTTGTGATGTTTTGCCAGGCCTTTGATGCAGCTGACTGtagttgtttgtttgtggggCTTTCTGCCTTTAGTTTTGTCTTCAGCATGTAAATTCTTTTCTTGATTGAGATCAGCCGATTACCTTGACCATTGCagaatatttctgtttttcttttttgttttgtttttttcaacctCCAAAAACTTCTGGGTTGGTTTTGCAGTGTGGTTTAGATTTCTGGCCATCTGTACTGTGAAACACTGGCCTGTCAATGATCTGAACTGACAGTATATTCCTATATGCTTCAGAGTTAGCTGCCTCTGTCTTTTGTCACGTCACTGGTAAATGGTGAGTGCTATTGGAAGCTACACATGCTAATGCAGTCCTACAGCATGTTTTTACAGATGGagatgtgtgcctctttccaagCCTTCTCCATATTTATTGCTTCACATTATTCTCTTACTGAGTGATTCATTTCATTGGTCTAAATAATGCTGTTTCCACACTGGGCTGGCACCTCTGCATTTCTAGGTCTAATCTGGCCTAAACTACTGGATACTATATTCAACATTTTTGAGGCTAAATTGTTTTTACCTTGTGGCAAACCCTCTGTTTGCTGTCTTGAAGTCTTCTCATTGTGGTAGACTTGGATAATAGACATCTAGAAGAGTTTTCTTCACTTGGCTGGATGTACTAAAAGGATTATTGTTTACCATGAAAAGGATCCTGTGATCCTGTCATCCACTATTGTTTTATGTGAATGTgcaggcagtttttttttttttttttgtttgtttgtgtttttttttttttttttttaaattcaagtaGTAAAGTGATGATTTGGCTACTctttacccttttttttttttttttttttttaaactttattttattgtaatttcttTTGCGCTACTCAATTTTGCTTGCATTGAAAGCTCTTAACTCTCTGCATCTTCTGGGTTCACAGCAATGAGGAAACAAGTGCAAATCCTAAACTCGGGATCACCCCTTGTACTTTCTACATTTTACTATTCTAACTGAATATTTTTTGATGAATAAAAATGGTCAGAGTTCAAGCACATGCAGATTTAGAAGTGTGCCAGTAGAATAATTATGTGGTGCTTTTGGTCACAGCTGGGCTTCATGAACATCCTCATTCCTGTCTAGTTGTGATGATCGTAGGTGGACAAAGTGTTAGATGATATGGCACTTTGGCTGCATGTGCTACTCCAGAAGTTTGATGTTGGCTTTCTGTGTGTCTCCCTTTACAGACAGTTCAGTTTGTACAAGGAATCTTTGTGGAAAAATATGACCCTACAATAGAAGACTCATACAGAAAGGTGAGTGTCCCGTGAGAGGCAGAGTGCTGGCTTGAAATGAGCTGATTGTTACCAGCTGCTCCTCAGGTTCACATATTATTGTGCTTGGAAATTTTCTCATTCAACTGCTTCTTCACTGTTACCCTCTCATTCCTAGTTTTCATTCTTTATTTTTCCCTGCGACTTCATACTACTGGTGTGGTTGCTTTCATGTTTTCCCCTCAGTGTTAGCTGTCTCTTTCAGTCTTCAGTGTATGACCTATGAATATAACCTATGAATTCTGTTTGCTCAGTGACCCGAAATTAAAGATGCTCTTACATGTGTTTTCTTACAGCAAGTGGAGGTAGATGGCCAGCAATGTATGCTTGAAATTCTTGACACAGCCGGCACAGTAAGTAAAGTCACTGCCACTTAAATCTGCAGATGCCCAGCTTTGCTGTGCATATGCACTCCTGAATATGTATTTTAGTAAATCAAGAGGTGATTCAGATCAGAGAATCCATTAGGTATTGTTTGGTAATTTGGCCTCTAGGGAAAAcagtcatattttatttatttatttatttatttatttatttatgtatgtatgtatttaaagCTAAATTGTAGTCAGAAAGCAGTCGATTCTCTCTGCACACACTGTTTACCTGCATTCGACCGTGACCTGCTCAGATGCTATTAGTCAATGCTACTCAGGCTCAATCTGGGGGAAAAGAAacagactcctggcaccagatATCTTTTTCCTCAGCTGCAGTTTTTACATATTCATAAATGATATTTGATACAAGATGtgactgtctggcacactgtgaAACATTAAAACAAGTTGTATTTCACAGATACATTGGGCAATGAGATCTTTATTAGCTGAAATGACATCCAGTTATGAGCGGACACTGTGATGCCTTTTTATGGTGTATCTATGATTGGTGTACAAAATATTCTAAAACAATCTAACATTAGTCTGATTCTGCCCCCCTACCCCCCACTGGTGTCCTCGTGCAAGAAAATGTCTGAAACATTTGTCTGTGTGGGAACTGGCGACTGAGAAACACATCATCTCTTATCCTAGATATGTGCAAAAACTGTTTTAAGTGTGCGTTTGTCTATAACAGACCCACGTTGCATtacagtgtgcgtgtgtgcgtttGCTGAAAAACCCGACAGACATCCAAGAATTGTTATCCTGCACAATACTGTTTCTTTATCCAGTGGGATTTCAACCAATCCACTGTGATTATTCAGTTTATAATAAAATGGTGTTCAGTTTCATCGACGCACACTGGCCTGAAATTGcttattttggtttttttctgttttaattctGACAAATGGACCAGTCAAAACAAAAGGGACAATCTAGAGCCAACAAACTAAGCTTGACAAATGATTTAATGATTATTTAGACTCAACCATCCAGTCAAGTTTGCATATCTGTGAGAAGATTACAATGTAATTGTCAAACTGGTGCATCGAACAAAAgagtaacaaaaaacaaaaaaacatcagtaaaaattatataaaacGTTGGAAGCTGTATGACAGTGCTCATAGCCTCTCCATCTTTCTTTCCCCTTGTGTAGGAACAATTCACAGCTATGAGGGACTTGTACATGAAGAATGGCCAAGGCTTCGCCCTGGTATACTCCATCACAGCACAGTCCACCTTCAACGACCTCCAAGACCTGAGAGAACAGATTCTACGAGTAAAGGACACAGAGGATGTAAGTATACTGTATACTGGTGTAAGCGTACAAGTGTTTTATAATTTTATCAGTTTGTGGCTAAAATTTTCTTTAATCACGTGGGCTGTATAAAGCAGAGAAGTGGCAACGAGTACAGTTAGACCTAAACGCCCTGTGTCCGTGGGCTCAGCTGCCTACATTTTTCAGGGGCCTGATCAGACTGTTGCTATAGATACCATTCAACACTATAATCACTCTGTGTTATGCAATTAATTGCAGATTTGTATTATCTGAACATAACACAATCAGTGTCACAGTGTTATGTTTATAGAGTATAAACAGTGGCAAACTTGTGTACTCTGCATAACTGAGCACTGATTAATATTaacgttgtgtgtgtgtgtgtatgtccctGCGGTTTCATCAGTGTTTGTTGTAGACACCGAGCACTCATGCTCACTAGGCTAAGGAGAAAAGTAGGGGAATATCTTGGATGTTGAACCCTTACtcttgtggggtttttttctgtatacTGTGTGGTTTTCTCCATCAGGCCTGCCTCACATCGACGCTGCAAATAAGAGCATGTGTCATCTCCTTATTTTCCAAGCTTGTTGTTTGTCACCAGCACATTTCCAGTTTTCTATATATCTGCTAAATTGTGGGACTGCTGGAGCGAGTAAGCCCTCTATCCCCTCTCTGGTCGAGCCGATAGTGCGTCAGCAGGATCTAAGATGCCCTTTTTTGGTGATCTCTTGAGGGAATGAATGTTACCATAACCCACCCTCTTGGTTTTGCTTCCTTACGTCTCTCTGTTCCCCGTCAGCCATCTGTAAAGCCTCTGTCTAGCCTGGAGCAGAATacctctcttttctctttttcttgctCCCCTTACTCTATATTTGTGCAATTattctgctgcttttatttgAACTGGCCTTTTCAGCTTCTGTTGCATTCTTTCCCCCCTCTGTTTGATGGCCAGCCTTGTGGTGTTGATGTGGTCTGGCACTCTATGTGGGTGATTGGACTGTCAGGCATGAAGTGCAAGGAGAGCCTCAGCTCATCAAAAACTCTGGGTTGTGAAGCTGTGGTTCTTCATTAGGCTTTCCATGGTTTGGGAGCTGAGGTTAGCCTCAGGCTAACAGATGGATTGCAGGACCAGTGGCTTCTCGACACGCAAGGAAAGAGTtgatgtttcttttcttctggAAATCTGTTCCCTTTGAAAACGTCTTTCAGTTTAAACAGTTCAGCTTATCTGGCTATTATGGCCACTCTGCCAGCTATCAGTCCACTGGTCATTTGTGCCCTTACCTTTGATAGCCGTGATATCTGTTTATCCTTTTTTGCCCCTTGCAAGAATGCATGACCAAAGGAAATGCTGGGCatgttttccctttttcttccaAGAAGGCAGATTTCTTAGTTTGAGAAATCTTTCAAGTGACTGCAGCGCTAAAGCAGAAACTGTCGATGCTGCTACAGCTGTTCTTATTCTCAGCTCTGACATGCACCATTTACTGCAAAGCGGGCAAAATGTACAGATGCACTTAATATCACCAGGCTCAATTAAAAGGGCTTTTAATGGTTGTACATTCATTGAACACAGTAGGGTCAAATTCCATCTCTTTAGAAGAGCCATTAGTGGCAAAAATAAAGTAAGTGAGCAGACACTAGTGAATTAAAGCTCACTTCCTTCATTTCCTTTCACACTTCTTATGTAAGAGAGGTCTCATGACTTTTCCGGGCCACCTCAGTCTCTGCCCGTGTGACTAGGATGGTAGTAATGCCTGACTCCAATGCTTGTGACTCACTGCTCCATTTTAAAGAACTAACTCCATTCATTTTTGTCGTTCTGTATCCGCCTGTTCACTGTTACCCACAATCCAGTCTTCGGCGTGCCATTGTGGGCGGGATACGACCTGTCTGTAGCATGTTAATAAAGTCTGAACAGATTCTCTGTGGGTTGTGTGGATTCTTCAAGTAGGCTAATGCTGCCTTGTGTTCTGCTGatgctgaactttttttttttttttttttctttttccctgcATACCTCCATCCTTTCAGCCATCTCACCATTCTTTTTATCCCAGCTTGACTCAAGAGTTTGTGTTAGGAGGGCATACCACTGGTTCTCCCAGGACCCCTGGGAGAAGTGTCATTCAGCAGTTCAGCTTGACGATTTGTTTAGATATCAAACATCAACCACCAACCTCTGTGGGGTTAATCTAAACATCTCAGTTTCCTGTCGTCTGCCCCATAGAAAGGGCGCAAAATACTCACCCTATATCTTACTGTGTCTCAAGAAGCCTGGTGGTAGTGTTCCAATAGCAACCTCTGAAAAGAAGActtgctggggggggggggggggaagagtATGGACAAGTGAGCGCATGTCAGGATACtggtattttccttaaaaataTGTAGATTTTCCACATCCACAAGACATGTCTGGGGGGGCATTTGTAGATCCTCAGAAGAGAGTGAAGGCAGGATTTCCCATGCATAAATTTATTTGGCGCCACAAATAGACTTCCCCAGCTGATATATTATTGGCGCCTCTTTTGCTGCATGCAGAATTTTTCCATCGGTTGATTCCAAAGCTGTATCACAAACACAGATATCCCGTGAATGAACCCTGTAACAACATCTTAAAGTCTTCCTCACATCTGAGATGTTTTCTAACATACAGTTTTACAGTAATTAGTTTATTAAGCCAAGTTTCAATGTGGAAATGCAGCACAGGCTGAATgaacacatccacacacagacTCTCTGTGTCATATAATTCCAGAGAGCAGCTGGAGCATGGAATCCAgctgaaacatttgaaaatattCAGGAAGGAAAGCGATGTTATCCCAGCTGGGCGGGGCTGTCATAACTTCCTCCGGGCCAGCATTCTCCCTAGATAGCCGGACAGGAAACAGCAGGCAGGATGAGACGCATCCCGACACCCTGACTGCCCCAGCTCTGCCTACTTTGACAGTTGAGGCTGAAGTTTTGCCCAGAATACTCTGTCCTCCTcaggctttcttttttcttttttctttttttgagggGACCTTGGTTATTAAAACATTTGAGAGAACAAAAGAAGCAGCATTGCTTGTTTTAGGAGTTTCCAAAACCGGCTGCACTTAATCTCAGTGACTGTCCCCTCAGCtttgcttttaatttatttcccttttaaagaaacaaaagttaaaaataaaccacCTTCCTCGTCAGTTCATATTGATTCTTTAATCTCTCTGGACACAGTTGTGTAACCTAAatgattttctttactttccCACCGGGAAGGAGATCGTTTTTTATTGATCATCTTTGTGACCCTCCAATTCAGGCCTCAGAGAAAAGAACACTCACTGACTGTTAATACTCATCTCTTCAGTCTTTTACTTTGAGTTGTACATTTCTTTGCAAATATTGCTTTTTCACTACCTTTCAGTCCACCCAGAGATTTAACCcctttgtttgtatgtgtgtggctGGTGTGTTCAATAAAAAAGCCCGGGCCTTTATACTGTTAACCGTTCCCTGAGGTAGAGTAAAGAGTGACAAATGGATTAAAACAATCTTGatgatgtttgttttgtaacATCCCCAGCTGCACCTCCAAAGAAGGGTCCTTGTTCACCGCAAGATGGCATTAAAAGGTTTATGATTAAGTTTACAAAAAGTAGAGTACAGCGTTTAAAGTCTAAAAGAAAAGTTAATGCAAATGTGTTTACAGGAAACACGTTTGTCATTATGTACAGTCTTGTGATTCAAGCTGTATACTTGTATCCTGTATACTTCTAATTTATCTGTGTCGGATGTGAACCTAGACTACAGCTTCAGCTGTGAATAATACAAATTGTAGGATGTATATTAAATCCTAAAAACGCCTGCTGACAAACAGAGTGGAGTCTAGGTTGTAAGGACAAATGGATTTAGAGGAATCTGAAAAGtttttgtgaataaaatgttaagttttacattaaaagaaattttaaaaatgcatgaaCAAGGAATATATGACCAGACAATGGGGGATAAATCATGTGGGCACAAACAGAACCTGGTTGCTCTTACCTGTCCTCAGGTGCCGATGATCCTTGTAGGGAACAAGTGCGACCTGGAGGATGAGCGTGTGGTGGGGAAGGAGCAGGGCCAGAACCTGGCCAGACAGTGGAACCACTGTGCCTTTTTAGAGTCCTCCGCTAAGTCAAAGATCAACGTCCTTGATGTGAGTACAAACGTCCCCTCCAAAAACGCAACTCTatatatttttcagtttgttttccgTCTGTCACAGTTGGATGTGTGTACTGCAATCATCAGCagaattgtatttatttaagaCACATAATTAAGGTTTCTCTAACATGTAGGTAATAATGAGCTCAGATGGATTATACTTGATTGTCCTGTTAAACCTTGTGTCTGCAAACTGTCACACAAATCCATTTAGTGACGAGGCTGTGTGTGGCTACTTAAAGGTATAAGGTTTAGAGCTTTATTAACATTTTATCtgtgctgtctctctctctctcttagatCTTCTATGACTTGGTCAGACAGATAAATAGGAAAACGCCAGTGGAAAAGAAGAAGGCAAAAAAGAAATCCAACTGTGTCCTGCTTTAAAGACCCTTCTCCCTTCAGCCCCTGCAGCAGCTCTGagccaggtgtgtgtgtgtgtgtgtgtgtgtgtgtgtgtgtgtgtgtgtgtgtgtgtgtgtgtgtgtgtgtgtgtgtgtctacagtTTCAAAACACATTAGTCTTAAATACCCATGCAGCTGGCATCTTCACAACTTCATGATTCATAGACAAGCTGTCAAATTAATTGTTATGTAATGGCTTTGATCTTCCTGCTGTCTCTGATTGTACTGCATACATCAGTTGTCATTTTAGTCATGTGGGTTTGTTTGCGTGCGGTTAAGTCGAAACAACTTTAATTTTATAGTCTAAATAAACTGTCTGTAGTGGTTACTATACCTGTAGGAACTCAAAATATACAGTTTAGAGATGGAGCCCCCCCTCCAGGCAGCTGGAGGTATAACAGAGGGTTCAGGTAGAGACGATAGATTACACAATTATAGTGTGTGAAATAGCAAGCAACATGAGGTAATGCCTGACCTGGCTCCCTGTGATTCATTTAACTGGATACAAGAGAGGTTCTTGGGTTAAAACTGTCTGAAGAGGAACTTTTCCACCTAACAGCAGATACACAACACTGATCTGTCATTAGCTCTATTACAGTCTACAAACAACTTCACTCGTCATTCAGTGAATATCATTTCATTGATACTGATGACGCATAGGCCCTGTGAATGTCTAGAAATGAAAGCATCCGTGAATTACCCTTCAGACCTGTGAAATGCTTTTTAAATCTTCATTCCTGTTATATGAATGAGTCAGTTTGCGATAACTGGAGATAAATTTCAGACCTCAGCAAGCTGCAGCAGCCCGTTACATCTGGGAAATCCTGATCTGTCAGCATGTTGTTTCCCAGACGAAGAGCTGCTTCTTTTGAAATCTTTTTcacaggattttaaaaaaaatgtgttgagTGGACAGTGGTAATGAGGAAGTCTGAAAACTGTCACGCTAAGTGCTTATTTCTGTGAATCCTTCCAAACAGACGATCTTGTCTGTTAATTTTAGAATGACCGCAGGCAATAATTAAAGTTAATTCGTCAAAGTCTGGACTACAGAGCAGATTGGAGCTGCAAAGCATTTTCTGTAAACACTAATATGTTTCCTTGTTTCTTCTACAGTTGTATAAGTCTTATATATGAGATTTTAATAGATGGCCAGCACATTGAGGAAGCTGTTAGGTACTTGCTTTTGCTTCATTGTTATTCAGAAGTCATAATTCTCATTGTGGAACTGAGCCCATTTAACCCACCCCTCACCAGTTTCGAAAGTTTCCACTACATATGTAGAAAGTTTCCTTCAGGTGACTCTCAATCTATTCAGTTGAGGAAATCTTGTAAGAACTTAGGATGTGCAGCCACCCTCACATGGAGATAACTGAATCGGGCCTCATTGTTTCCAAACTTTGAAGATAGTGAAGTGTAAACTGTTCAGAATGCTTCAAACAAACTAGTTTGCATGATGTGTCATTTGACCTTCTGTCAAAGGCTAAACCTGTTTGCTGAAGTAGCTGTGTGAAAGGTTGAATCTGGATCAGACGCTGTACAAAGGAGATGTAACTGTTAGCTTTTGTGAATTTGCAAATGACGTAACACTTTGCACTAGCTGTTTGGTCTGTGTTTGCCGACAGCACAGGAGCCTATTTTTGAAGCAGTAAATACCCAAATGTTTGCCAGCGTTTGGTTTGGGCTCGGGACTAAATCTGCTGGTGATCAAAGGGCTGCAGGATGGAACATGAGTGGGTTTTAGGACTAAAGCCTGGGTCAGTGAAGCTGATGTGCCCTTGAGCAGGACTCTGACCCTTAACGTTTTTTTAAGAGATCTatgcttttttttctaagtAGACAAATAAGTTCTTCACAGTTGGTCAGTACATTTCTCTGTCAGTAATAAAGTGGCATAGCATTTCCACAATAATAAACATCTGGCTTTAATATAATGTCCAAACATGAACTGCTTCTCCCGAGTCTGCTTTAATGTTTCCAGATCAGTAATTGGctattatttttataattataCTGAACCCACAAATAAGGAGTGTACATCCATAAAGCCTACAGATAAATAATAAAGGACTGACAAGCCTATGGGATATTTTGCCATAAGGATTGGAGCAAAAAACTAATCGTGTGCAAGAATAAAAAGCTTTTAACAGTTTATTCGCTGTTAGTTGGTGAATGATATTGTGAAAACAATCAAATGTAATTAAAAGAGCAAAATGGAGctcatatttgtttttgttgtctgcAGTCTTCGTtgtttgaaattaaaaaggGTGTAGCTGAACAAGCGACAGTctgaacaacttttttttttttttttccttcttccctCCAGTGTTTTGGTTAGAGTGCAGTCGCTTTTAGAAGCTCTTACAATCTGTTAGCTGGTATTTTGGGCTCTGTTGTCAGAACAAAACCTCAGTGTTGCCAGACCTGACAGGTTCACACAGCCAACAGAGAGATTTTACGTCTTCAGTTACTTTTAACTTCCAGGGTGGAGGAATAAAACTTTGATATTGCAGATAAAACTGGATTAGTGAAACAGACAGTGCCATTGTAGCCAGCCCAGACAGCAGGGTCGCTGAACCACCCACTGCGTTCCTCGTCTGAACCCATCTGTGTTGGTCAGTTAGAGCTCCAGTGTGTGAGAGCGGGGGCCTCTGTTAGCATGCCCCAGGGTGGTGTCAGCACTCCCAGCACCCCCCACCTCCACCCTACCCGACTCTCACGCCGGCCAGCCCAATGAACCAGCACTAACGGGATTTCAA
This genomic interval from Oreochromis niloticus isolate F11D_XX linkage group LG5, O_niloticus_UMD_NMBU, whole genome shotgun sequence contains the following:
- the LOC100692376 gene encoding ras-related protein Rap-1A, translated to MREYKLVVLGSGGVGKSALTVQFVQGIFVEKYDPTIEDSYRKQVEVDGQQCMLEILDTAGTEQFTAMRDLYMKNGQGFALVYSITAQSTFNDLQDLREQILRVKDTEDVPMILVGNKCDLEDERVVGKEQGQNLARQWNHCAFLESSAKSKINVLDIFYDLVRQINRKTPVEKKKAKKKSNCVLL